TCCGGTCCTCGTCCGGGACTTTGTTTAGAAGGGCGAGATATCCGTCCCGGATCAGCGGAACACCGAACTGTTCTTCGAAGAGGCGGTTCACAAGATCTCTGTCACGCTGAAAAGCAGGACGAACATCTCCCGGCGGAGTTACCGAAACGGGGCGAGTCTTTTCGCCACAGGAGCAGAGTTTTCCCATCACCGGGGCATGACATTTGTCACACCAGTAAAACGGCACGGGGGCAAGAAATGGAGAATTTTTCATAGTATTCACTCAATTAAAAGGAGCATGACCGTTGTCATAGGAGAATCCAGAACGGATCCGCCGGGAACATTCGTGCATGAGAGGATATCAAGACTCCAGCCGACGGAGGCACAGGCGGCATACACGTCGATGCCGGCAGCTTCCATGCTTGGACGCATTTTTCTTCTATTCATACAGTTGGTGATATCTGCATCTTCGTCTTTTGCCGTACAGTGCTTGCATAATCCGCACTGATGACCGGTATAAGCAAAAGCCTTGTAGAACCCTGCAGAAAATGCCATCGTCTCAAGTTCATACATGACATTCTGAACATAGGCAGTCATATCGCGGGAGACAAGCCTCTCCGGCGTTGGTTCGCCGACATCCCCTAAAAATTTTATCAGGAGAGCTGTTTTGTATTCTTTAAGGACTTTTCTGGTCTCTGAAGGAGTCAGTGTATACGGCGGGCAGGAAAACCTGCGGCCAAATCCGCCGCAACCGAAAAGACACTTCTGCCGAACCCATTCGGCGGTGACAATATCTTTTGCAGGGATCATGGTCGCTTCCCCGCCTTTTTCAACAACGAACCTGACAAGCTCGGCGATCTTGTCCTCTTTTTCCGGCTTCATTTGGCTCTTCTCCGAACGGCTTCCTCGATGATCCTTGTTGATGAAGTGAAGGGCATTCCGGTGTAATCGGGGATTCGCACAACTTCCGCACAGATATTCCGTTCAGCCAGATCGGCTCTCAGTTTTTCCTCGGACCATTTCTGGTTAAAGCCAATCGTAATGACGGCGGGATCGATCTCGCGGATGGGTTTGTACATATCAGTCTGGTCTCCAAGTACGGCATGATCCACGCACCTAAGACTCTGAATCATTTTAAGCCGCTGCTCTTCGGAAACGATCGGACGGGGTTTGTGAACGACATTCTTTTCCCGGGCGACAATAACCCACAACTCGTCACCTAATTTTTTCGACTCTTCAAGATAGTATATATGTCCGGGGTGGAGAATATCAAATGTCCCTGTGGCGACTATTTTTTTCATGGTAGAACTTCCAGAACTTTTTGCTTCCCGTCCCTGCCGTAACATCTCCAGGAGTTTTCATCAAAGGGGGGTCCGACGATGATATGACACTGCCCGCTCTGCGAAAATGTGGCAAGATCGGCATCCGAAGGTGATAAACAGCCGTTTGGATGACTGTGCGCCGTTCCTGCGATCTGCATCCCAAGTGGGATCATATCCATGAAAATATTGGCGCTGTCCTGTGATACTCTGGTACCGGGGATAGGATAGGTGACATTGATGACACCCTTTTCCATGCCCAGCATTACGATATATTCATCCGGAAAGCTTGATCTTCCCATTTCCAAAAGGAGATCAAGTACTTCCTGGTCTATGGCACGGACTAACATTCAGTTACTTATATTGGAGAGTATGAGAGATAATGTTTCACATATGGGTTTGGCAGTTGTATGGCATGGGGACATTATTCCTATCGAGGTCATCTATTCGGACCGGAGGAGATCCTGGGCAATCGAAGTTAAGACGACAGGCGAGGTGCTGATACGGGTTCCGACCACGGTTTCCTCGGAAAAAGTGCAGGAGATCGCACAAAGCAAGGCCGAATGGATCGCCAAACAACAGGCCATCTTTCAGAATCGTAATTTGAAACCCAGAAACTATGGAAACGGCGAACAAATACCGTTTTTCGGGGAGGAGCTGACCATACAACGAAGTCATGGGCCTGCCAGAGCGGAGATCGCGGGAGACTTCCTTCATATTTCAACACCAGACTCGTTTACGCCGGACGAATCCGAAATGATTGCCCGTGATGTGGTAATGCTTTTGTACCGGCGTCGTGGAATTGCTGCTTTGGATTTATACGTGGAAAAGTATGCGGAACTTGCCGGCGTAACAAAACCAAAACTGCGTATGAGACTCCAAAAGAAAAAATGGGGATGCTGTACACCGAAAAACGGGATAATCATCAATGCTCGAGTATTACTTGCCCCAAAAGTCGTTGCCGAATATCTGGTCGTTCATGAGATCGTACATCTCAGATATCCTCACCATCAGAAAACCTACTGGAAAGAGGTCGAACGACTTATGCCAGAGTATCGGGATGTCGAAAAACTGATGAAAACCGATGGATGGAAGTGGGAGTTTTAATTCAAAAATACTCCATAACGCGAATTTCAGAGGCACTAGTTAAAAATTAAAAGAGATTGGGATGTTATTATGCTTTCTTTACGAATACCGTCAGTCCGGTAGAAACTTCCATAAGGGCTTTCCCATCAGCAGAGAGCTTGTAGGTGCCCGCGTTGAATAATGCGGAGGTTCCGGTAAGCTTATAGGTGTTCTCTTCAACCTTCTCCCATGTCATGGGAACAGTGGATATGATACCAAAGAGCGGGATGGTCATTGTTCCGGTTCCGTCATTGTTGAATACGACCGGAATCTCGGTACCATAAACGAGCCAGTCACCAACAATAGGTTCACTGCCGATACAGCCTGCTGCACCCACAGATACAAGCAGAACTGCCAATACAGCTGCAATCAGAATTTTCTTCATAACTTAAAAATGGAAGAGTGATGTCATATCTTGACAAAGACATTATTGTCGGAAATAAGTTGTTCATCATCCCTGACGCAGAACTTTACCACTTTGGTGTATTGACCTCTAATATTCATATGGCTTGGATGCGGGCAGTTTGTGGTCGATTAGAAATGCGTTACAGTTATTCAAATACCATCGTCTATAACAATTTCCCCTGGCCCAATCCCACCGAAGCCCAAAAATCCGCCATTGAACGCGAAGCTCAATTGGTATTAGATGCCCGCGCCCTGTATCCTGAATCAAGTCTCGCCGACCTCTACGATCCTGTGACGATGCCGCAGGGACTGCGCAAGGCGCACGAACGCTTGGATAAAGCAGTCGAGAAAGCATACGGCAGGACGTTTGAGAACGAAGCAGAGATTGTTGCCTATCTCATGGAAGAATATCAAAAATTAGTGACGAAAAAAGAGTAATTGAACAAAGGGTTTAGGCAGCCATAAAATATTATATACGGTAATTTATCACCCTGAATTCACGCGAGCAAATCTTTGATTTGCGAACACGAAAATTCGCGGTTGGTTTTTCTCACGTTTCCACACCCAGAAAACTCCTTTCCGAATTGGATTGAGGATAACACCGTGGAACTCCTATTTTTGGATCAGCAGTGAAAAGCACACGCTTACAGAGAGACAGAACTACAACAACAAAAGTCAGAAAAAACAGTGGGCCCGATGAGATTCGAACTCATGACCTCCCGGTTATCAGCCGGGCGCACCACCTAGCTATGCTACGGGCCCCCTTTTACCTTACTACATAGGATGTGGCCATATAAATATGTTCTGAAATTCATTTCCTGCCTCCGACGTAGCCTTATTCTCTTATCATGCCAAACATTATGGAGATATGGCAGAAGAGACACCCAAGAAATACCTCCTTGGAAACGACGCTATAGCCCATGCTTGTCTCGAAGCGGGCATCGACTTTGTTTCCGGGTATCCCGGGACCCCGTCATCCGAGGTAGTTGACCGACTGCGTGCCGAAAAAAACCCCTGGTACTACTTAGAATGGTCAGTTAACGAAAAAGTCGCGTTCGAAAATGCTCTGGCCGCGAGCTGGTGCGGCCTTCGGTCGATCGTCACGATGAAGCATGTCGGCCTGAACGTCGCGGCAGACCCCCTTATGACCTCGTCCTACACCGGGACGAAAGGCGGCTTCGTCGTTCTTTCAGCCGACGACCCGTTCGCGCACAGTTCGCAGAACGAACAGGACTCGAGGATGTATGCGAAGTTTGCCCAGATCCCGTGCCTGGATCCCTCCTCCGCCCAGGAAGCGCATGACTTTACCAAGGCTGCATTCGAACTCTCCGAAAAGTTCGCGCTTCCGGTTCTTCTTCGCCCGACCACAAGGATCTGCCACTCGAAAGGGGATGTCCGGCTCGGCGAGCCCGCGCCTTCGACACGGAAAGGCGAGTTTGTCAAAAACCCGAAGCAGTACGTCGTGATCCCGGCAAACACCCGTCCGCTGCACGCGATCCTCACGAAAAAACAGCCTGAGGTCGCAAAATACTTAGTGGAAGCCGGTCTCAACTCTGCAGAGATCCGCGGGAAAAAGGCCGTCATCGCCGGAGGGATCTCCATCTCCTATGTCGAGGAGATCATCCCGGACGACGTCTCGTTCATCAAGATCAGCGCATATCCGATCGACCGGAACTGGCTTGCGGAGATCCTTGCAAAACACACCGAGGTTCTCGTTGTGGAAGAGCTTATGCCAGTCATCGAAGAAGCGGCACTCCAGGCTGCGTCCTCGACGGTCGTTCACGGAAAACTTGACGGCTATCTGCCTCACGAGGGAGAATACTCTCCTGCCCTTATCGCCGGAGCATTTGAAAAGGCAGGTTTTTCGAAAAACACCTACCCTGCCCCGCCGGAAATGACCCAGGTCGCGGTCCGCCCCCCGATCCTTTGTGCAGGATGTCTCCACCGCTCGGTCTTCTACGCAATGAAAAAGGTCTTCAAAGACGGCGTGTTTCCCTCCGACATCGGCTGTTATACGCTCGGTCTCCAGCTCGGCGCGGTCGACACGACGATCTGCATGGGAGCTTCGATCACGGTCGGCTCGGGAATAGCCCACTCCTGCCCGGGAACCGATGTGGTCTCCACGATCGGCGACTCGACCTTCCTCCACACCGGTGTGAACGGGCTCATCAACGCGGTGTACAATAATACAAATCAGATCGTGATCATTCTGGATAACCGGATCACCGCTATGACCGGCCACCAGCCGAACCCGAACACGGGTCTGACCGCGACCGGCGAGGAGTCGCCGAAAATCTCGCTCGAAGAGCTTGCGAGAGCCTGCGGCGTCTCGTATGTGGAGTCGGTCGATCCGTATGATCTGACCTATCTTCTTGCCACTCTCCGGGAAGCAAAGGAAAAACCCGGCGTAAAGGTCATCATCGCGAAACAGCCCTGCGTTATCATGAACAATCGGCTCGGGATCAAACGGAACCGGTACGTCGTGGACGCGGAAGCGTGTACAAAATGTGGAGCCTGCCTGAAGTACGGCTGTCCGGCGATCGAGACCGATGAGACCGGCGCTGCAAAGATCACGGCTCTTTGTACGGGATGCGGCGTCTGCGCTGATATCTGTCCAACAGGTGCGATCCACCGCGGAGGTGCAAGACAATGAAAAAGAGTTTTGATGTTCTGATCGTCGGTATCGGGGGACAGGGAACGATCCTTGCCTCGAATGTTCTGGGTGACGCCTGCGTGATCGAGGGCCGTCATGTCCGGGGGGCCGAAACGCATGGAATGTCC
The sequence above is a segment of the uncultured Methanocorpusculum sp. genome. Coding sequences within it:
- a CDS encoding DUF2284 domain-containing protein, yielding MKPEKEDKIAELVRFVVEKGGEATMIPAKDIVTAEWVRQKCLFGCGGFGRRFSCPPYTLTPSETRKVLKEYKTALLIKFLGDVGEPTPERLVSRDMTAYVQNVMYELETMAFSAGFYKAFAYTGHQCGLCKHCTAKDEDADITNCMNRRKMRPSMEAAGIDVYAACASVGWSLDILSCTNVPGGSVLDSPMTTVMLLLIE
- a CDS encoding adenylyltransferase/cytidyltransferase family protein; its protein translation is MKKIVATGTFDILHPGHIYYLEESKKLGDELWVIVAREKNVVHKPRPIVSEEQRLKMIQSLRCVDHAVLGDQTDMYKPIREIDPAVITIGFNQKWSEEKLRADLAERNICAEVVRIPDYTGMPFTSSTRIIEEAVRRRAK
- a CDS encoding Mov34/MPN/PAD-1 family protein, with amino-acid sequence MLVRAIDQEVLDLLLEMGRSSFPDEYIVMLGMEKGVINVTYPIPGTRVSQDSANIFMDMIPLGMQIAGTAHSHPNGCLSPSDADLATFSQSGQCHIIVGPPFDENSWRCYGRDGKQKVLEVLP
- a CDS encoding SprT family zinc-dependent metalloprotease, producing MGLAVVWHGDIIPIEVIYSDRRRSWAIEVKTTGEVLIRVPTTVSSEKVQEIAQSKAEWIAKQQAIFQNRNLKPRNYGNGEQIPFFGEELTIQRSHGPARAEIAGDFLHISTPDSFTPDESEMIARDVVMLLYRRRGIAALDLYVEKYAELAGVTKPKLRMRLQKKKWGCCTPKNGIIINARVLLAPKVVAEYLVVHEIVHLRYPHHQKTYWKEVERLMPEYRDVEKLMKTDGWKWEF
- a CDS encoding type IIL restriction-modification enzyme MmeI — encoded protein: MSYLDKDIIVGNKLFIIPDAELYHFGVLTSNIHMAWMRAVCGRLEMRYSYSNTIVYNNFPWPNPTEAQKSAIEREAQLVLDARALYPESSLADLYDPVTMPQGLRKAHERLDKAVEKAYGRTFENEAEIVAYLMEEYQKLVTKKE
- the iorA gene encoding indolepyruvate ferredoxin oxidoreductase subunit alpha codes for the protein MAEETPKKYLLGNDAIAHACLEAGIDFVSGYPGTPSSEVVDRLRAEKNPWYYLEWSVNEKVAFENALAASWCGLRSIVTMKHVGLNVAADPLMTSSYTGTKGGFVVLSADDPFAHSSQNEQDSRMYAKFAQIPCLDPSSAQEAHDFTKAAFELSEKFALPVLLRPTTRICHSKGDVRLGEPAPSTRKGEFVKNPKQYVVIPANTRPLHAILTKKQPEVAKYLVEAGLNSAEIRGKKAVIAGGISISYVEEIIPDDVSFIKISAYPIDRNWLAEILAKHTEVLVVEELMPVIEEAALQAASSTVVHGKLDGYLPHEGEYSPALIAGAFEKAGFSKNTYPAPPEMTQVAVRPPILCAGCLHRSVFYAMKKVFKDGVFPSDIGCYTLGLQLGAVDTTICMGASITVGSGIAHSCPGTDVVSTIGDSTFLHTGVNGLINAVYNNTNQIVIILDNRITAMTGHQPNPNTGLTATGEESPKISLEELARACGVSYVESVDPYDLTYLLATLREAKEKPGVKVIIAKQPCVIMNNRLGIKRNRYVVDAEACTKCGACLKYGCPAIETDETGAAKITALCTGCGVCADICPTGAIHRGGARQ